The following coding sequences are from one Apodemus sylvaticus chromosome X, mApoSyl1.1, whole genome shotgun sequence window:
- the LOC127674689 gene encoding Golgi resident protein GCP60-like encodes MEEKMRERREEERQRKKEEEKEERRNRREDKIRKEEEKICGKGAKEERGW; translated from the exons atggaagagaaaatgagagaaaggagagaagaggaaagacaaaggaagaaggaggaggaaa aagaggaaagaagaaatagaagagaggacAAAATA aggaaggaagaggaaaagatttGTGGGAAAGGAGcaaaagaggagagaggatggtAG